The following proteins come from a genomic window of Lycium ferocissimum isolate CSIRO_LF1 chromosome 4, AGI_CSIRO_Lferr_CH_V1, whole genome shotgun sequence:
- the LOC132053245 gene encoding CBS domain-containing protein CBSX5 isoform X3, translating to MVDIICFLCKKESVISPSLALKSPVTVLLPKDTVVVRHVQPSTSLLEAIDLILHGAQNLVVPIETRFSGSSRRKFLENSSSTKICSTLHNGREFCWLTQEDVIRYFLSSIGLFSPLPTASIDALGIISTEFLSVGYDSSASSATKAISRSLVDQTSVAIVDEDGVLIGEISPFTLAYCGETVAAAITTLTAGELMAYIDCGGPPEDIVRVVKERLKERNLEGMLEDFEIDPSDISSNSSLSDEELPSPTSSRSSSGGRYNKSSSYSARMVRRAEAIVCYRGSSLVAVMVQAIAHRVNYVWVIEEDCSVVGIVTFANMLEVFRDQLESMMLGHFD from the exons ATGGTTGATATAATCTGTTTTCTTTGTAAAAAGGAGAGTGTTATTTCTCCTTCTTTGGCTTTGAAGTCACCTGTTACTGTGTTGTTGCCTAAAGATACTGTTGTTGTTAGGCATGTGCAACCATCTACAAG CTTACTAGAAGCCATTGATCTCATCCTACATGGAGCTCAAAACCTTGTGGTTCCTATAGAGACCAGATTTAGTGGCAGCTCAAGAAGAAAATTTCTTGagaattcttcttcaacaaaGATTTGTAGTACTCTCCACAATGGCCGCGAATTCTGCTGGCTAACTCAAGAAGATGTCATTAGATATTTCCTAAGCTCAATTGGGCTTTTTTCACCCCTTCCAACAGCTTCAATCGATGCCCTCGGCATCATTAGCACCGAGTTTTTATCGGTCGGGTATGACTCCAGTGCATCGTCCGCCACTAAGGCCATTTCCCGATCCCTCGTGGATCAGACATCCGTGGCGATTGTGGATGAGGATGGCGTTCTGATAGGAGAGATATCGCCTTTCACGCTCGCTTATTGCGGTGAGACTGTGGCTGCAGCAATCACGACCCTCACAGCTGGTGAACTCATGGCCTACATTGATTGTGGGGGCCCACCGGAGGACATTGTGAGGGTCGTGAAGGAGAGGTTGAAGGAAAGGAATCTTGAAGGAATGTTGGAGGACTTCGAGATTGATCCCTCAGATATCTCCTCCAACTCATCGTTATCCGATGAAGAGTTGCCTTCCCCGACCTCCTCGAGGTCTTCATCGGGGGGAAGGTACAATAAGTCTAGTAGCTATTCAGCAAGGATGGTAAGGAGGGCAGAAGCGATCGTGTGTTATCGGGGAAGTTCTCTCGTGGCGGTTATGGTTCAAGCCATCGCTCATCGTGTCAACTATGTGTGGGTGATTGAAGAGGATTGTAGTGTTGTGGGCATTGTGACATTTGCTAACATGTTAGAAGTTTTTAGAGATCAATTGGAGTCGATGATGTTAGGACATTTTGATTAA
- the LOC132053245 gene encoding CBS domain-containing protein CBSX5 isoform X1, with protein sequence MAAHLLAHEVADLCLGKPPLKSLSVTSTIGEALASLKFCEENCISVWDCDHFKNVDQDCICVGKICMVDIICFLCKKENVNSPSLALKSPVTVLLPKDTVLVRHVQPSTSLLEAIDLILHGAQNLVVPIETRFSGSSRRKFLENSSSTKICSTLHNGREFCWLTQEDVIRYFLSSIGLFSPLPTASIDALGIISTEFLSVGYDSSASSATKAISRSLVDQTSVAIVDEDGVLIGEISPFTLAYCGETVAAAITTLTAGELMAYIDCGGPPEDIVRVVKERLKERNLEGMLEDFEIDPSDISSNSSLSDEELPSPTSSRSSSGGRYNKSSSYSARMVRRAEAIVCYRGSSLVAVMVQAIAHRVNYVWVIEEDCSVVGIVTFANMLEVFRDQLESMMLGHFD encoded by the exons ATGGCAGCTCATCTTTTAGCTCATGAGGTAGCTGACCTATGCCTTGGCAAGCCACCTCTTAAGTCTCTCTCTGTTACTTCAACAATTGGTGAAGCTTTAGCTTCACTCAAATTTTGTGAAGAAAATTGTATTAGTGTTTGGGATTGTGATCATTTCAAGAATGTTGATCAAGATTGTATCTGTGTTGGGAAAATTTGCATGGTTGATATAATATGTTTTCTTTGTAAAAAAGAGAATGTTAATTCTCCTTCTTTGGCTTTGAAGTCACCTGTTACTGTGTTGTTACCTAAAGATACTGTTCTTGTAAGGCATGTTCAACCATCTACAAG CTTACTAGAAGCCATTGATCTCATCCTACATGGAGCTCAAAACCTTGTGGTTCCTATAGAGACCAGATTTAGTGGCAGCTCAAGAAGAAAATTTCTTGagaattcttcttcaacaaaGATTTGTAGTACTCTCCACAATGGCCGCGAATTCTGCTGGCTAACTCAAGAAGATGTCATTAGATATTTCCTAAGCTCAATTGGGCTTTTTTCACCCCTTCCAACAGCTTCAATCGATGCCCTCGGCATCATTAGCACCGAGTTTTTATCGGTCGGGTATGACTCCAGTGCATCGTCCGCCACTAAGGCCATTTCCCGATCCCTCGTGGATCAGACATCCGTGGCGATTGTGGATGAGGATGGCGTTCTGATAGGAGAGATATCGCCTTTCACGCTCGCTTATTGCGGTGAGACTGTGGCTGCAGCAATCACGACCCTCACAGCTGGTGAACTCATGGCCTACATTGATTGTGGGGGCCCACCGGAGGACATTGTGAGGGTCGTGAAGGAGAGGTTGAAGGAAAGGAATCTTGAAGGAATGTTGGAGGACTTCGAGATTGATCCCTCAGATATCTCCTCCAACTCATCGTTATCCGATGAAGAGTTGCCTTCCCCGACCTCCTCGAGGTCTTCATCGGGGGGAAGGTACAATAAGTCTAGTAGCTATTCAGCAAGGATGGTAAGGAGGGCAGAAGCGATCGTGTGTTATCGGGGAAGTTCTCTCGTGGCGGTTATGGTTCAAGCCATCGCTCATCGTGTCAACTATGTGTGGGTGATTGAAGAGGATTGTAGTGTTGTGGGCATTGTGACATTTGCTAACATGTTAGAAGTTTTTAGAGATCAATTGGAGTCGATGATGTTAGGACATTTTGATTAA
- the LOC132053245 gene encoding CBS domain-containing protein CBSX5 isoform X2 translates to MVDIICFLCKKENVNSPSLALKSPVTVSLPKDTVLVRHVQPSTSLLEAIDLILHGAQNLVVPIETRFSGSSRRKFLENSSSTKICSTLHNGREFCWLTQEDVIRYFLSSIGLFSPLPTASIDALGIISTEFLSVGYDSSASSATKAISRSLVDQTSVAIVDEDGVLIGEISPFTLAYCGETVAAAITTLTAGELMAYIDCGGPPEDIVRVVKERLKERNLEGMLEDFEIDPSDISSNSSLSDEELPSPTSSRSSSGGRYNKSSSYSARMVRRAEAIVCYRGSSLVAVMVQAIAHRVNYVWVIEEDCSVVGIVTFANMLEVFRDQLESMMLGHFD, encoded by the exons ATGGTTGATATAATATGTTTTCTTTGTAAAAAAGAGAATGTTAATTCTCCTTCTTTGGCTTTGAAGTCACCTGTTACTGTGTCGTTACCTAAAGATACTGTTCTTGTTAGGCATGTTCAACCATCTACAAg CTTACTAGAAGCCATTGATCTCATCCTACATGGAGCTCAAAACCTTGTGGTTCCTATAGAGACCAGATTTAGTGGCAGCTCAAGAAGAAAATTTCTTGagaattcttcttcaacaaaGATTTGTAGTACTCTCCACAATGGCCGCGAATTCTGCTGGCTAACTCAAGAAGATGTCATTAGATATTTCCTAAGCTCAATTGGGCTTTTTTCACCCCTTCCAACAGCTTCAATCGATGCCCTCGGCATCATTAGCACCGAGTTTTTATCGGTCGGGTATGACTCCAGTGCATCGTCCGCCACTAAGGCCATTTCCCGATCCCTCGTGGATCAGACATCCGTGGCGATTGTGGATGAGGATGGCGTTCTGATAGGAGAGATATCGCCTTTCACGCTCGCTTATTGCGGTGAGACTGTGGCTGCAGCAATCACGACCCTCACAGCTGGTGAACTCATGGCCTACATTGATTGTGGGGGCCCACCGGAGGACATTGTGAGGGTCGTGAAGGAGAGGTTGAAGGAAAGGAATCTTGAAGGAATGTTGGAGGACTTCGAGATTGATCCCTCAGATATCTCCTCCAACTCATCGTTATCCGATGAAGAGTTGCCTTCCCCGACCTCCTCGAGGTCTTCATCGGGGGGAAGGTACAATAAGTCTAGTAGCTATTCAGCAAGGATGGTAAGGAGGGCAGAAGCGATCGTGTGTTATCGGGGAAGTTCTCTCGTGGCGGTTATGGTTCAAGCCATCGCTCATCGTGTCAACTATGTGTGGGTGATTGAAGAGGATTGTAGTGTTGTGGGCATTGTGACATTTGCTAACATGTTAGAAGTTTTTAGAGATCAATTGGAGTCGATGATGTTAGGACATTTTGATTAA